The Esox lucius isolate fEsoLuc1 chromosome 5, fEsoLuc1.pri, whole genome shotgun sequence genome includes a region encoding these proteins:
- the nog2 gene encoding noggin-2, with translation MGFSQTLLVYFVVSIHLGVSQHYLRLRPSPSEHLPVPDLKEDPDPEYDPREQDMPERTLRKKLGSNFDHNFMSISSPMMVNLSVQDTQMKMQGPMPNEIKKLDLAETPYGKRVKLGKKARRKFLQWLWTYTHCPVVYTWKDLGVRFWPRYIKEGNCLNERSCSFPEGMVCKPVKSITKTFLRWYCQGFLRQKYCTWIPVQYPIISECKCSC, from the coding sequence ATGGGCTTCTCACAGACGCTACTCGTGTATTTTGTGGTGTCCATTCACCTTGGAGTTTCTCAACATTATCTACGCTTGCGCCCATCGCCTAGCGAGCACCTTCCCGTGCCAGACCTGAAGGAGGACCCCGACCCGGAATACGATCCCCGGGAACAGGACATGCCTGAGAGGACTCTGCGGAAAAAACTCGGCAGCAACTTTGATCATAACTTCATGTCCATCAGCTCGCCTATGATGGTGAACCTCTCCGTGCAAGACACCCAGATGAAAATGCAAGGGCCCATGCCTAACGAGATTAAAAAGCTGGATCTCGCAGAGACCCCCTACGGAAAGCGGGTAAAACTGGGCAAGAAGGCCCGGAGGAAATTTCTGCAATGGCTTTGGACGTATACGCACTGTCCAGTGGTGTATACCTGGAAGGATTTGGGCGTGAGGTTCTGGCCACGCTACATCAAGGAGGGCAACTGCTTAAATGAGCGCTCTTGTTCCTTCCCGGAGGGGATGGTTTGCAAACCTGTCAAGTCAATCACCAAGACTTTCCTCCGGTGGTATTGTCAAGGGTTTTTAAGACAGAAATACTGTACGTGGATACCGGTGCAATACCCAATCATCTCGGAGTGCAAGTGCTCTTGCTGA